A window of Haliscomenobacter hydrossis DSM 1100 contains these coding sequences:
- a CDS encoding DUF2723 domain-containing protein has product MGSFKRTTNIVGWLVFAVATVVYYLSAERTGSLWDCGEFILGAYKLQVVHPPGAPLFLLVGRMFAWVASIFSDNPENIAFAVNLMSGLCTAFAAMFVAWVTIILGKLALVGRDDEPSTGDQVALAAAGLVAGLGTAFCTSIWFSAVEGEVYAMSTFFTALTLWATVKWYALPDDHQNDRWLIFAVYMVGLSIGVHLLSILTFPVLAMFFYFKRSKNVTFVGTGIAAFVGVVMVGLVQMIVITGLPRLWANFELFFVNTLGLPFHAGIIPTVLIILAAIYFGIRYAQKNQESTVQNVAVAFALMVLAMSTYGMVITRANSNPPINMNAPKDALSLLPYLNREQYGDRPLLRGPHFAAQPVNVETEKRYGRVGNRYEHVSDKVDYVYNDADKMLFPRMADPSQGRPSLYMQWMGMDPNQQLPEGWKPTQGQNIGFFWNYQIKWMYWRYFMWNFAGRQNGEQGFYPWDKSAGHWFSGISALDNMRLGNQALLPEVQKNNPARNKYYLLPFIFGLLGVVYHFGKRRNDFLGLLALFVITGVGIIVYSNQPPNEPRERDYVLAGSFFVYCIWMGMAVLAIYELLRDRVKLSGPVGAGLAGALVLIAPILMGTQNFDDHSRNGHYASRDYASNFLNSVEKNAVIFTYGDNDTYPLWYAQEVEGIRRDVRVVNLSLIAVDWYIDLLRRKINESPALKLTLSSSAYQGDRRNQVFFVEQGSPGQMSAQDFMKFVGEDHPQQLSNGGATESYLPSRNVYLPVPKAKVIEMGLAKATDTTLVDRIPLRMPTESYMTKDDIAILDVIVSNLWERPIYFAVTTQASKFFGLDDYMQLEGLALRIVPTRTQSDPNFGLIGSGKVDKEKVYENVMKKWRWGNFDKKPTFVDNSYAPSLQSMQLVMRRAAGAFLAEDKKDKAIALTDQYFKSFPHFNFPYDYRTNYMLEIYVRAGAYNKAKPHMEILAKETFAQLKFISSQDPEVIASSYDLQKRLAEQTIQTLIRDATENKDEKFLAELTKNFAPYQTTPTENSMFPNAPEGQ; this is encoded by the coding sequence ATGGGTTCTTTTAAGCGTACAACAAACATTGTTGGATGGCTGGTGTTCGCGGTGGCGACAGTCGTCTATTATCTTTCCGCCGAGCGCACGGGTAGCTTGTGGGATTGCGGCGAATTCATCCTCGGAGCCTACAAACTCCAGGTCGTGCACCCACCCGGCGCACCGCTGTTTTTGCTCGTTGGCCGCATGTTTGCCTGGGTAGCGAGTATATTTTCGGATAACCCGGAAAACATTGCTTTTGCCGTCAACTTGATGTCGGGCTTGTGTACCGCATTCGCGGCCATGTTTGTGGCCTGGGTGACCATTATTTTGGGTAAACTGGCCCTGGTTGGGCGCGATGACGAGCCAAGTACGGGTGATCAGGTTGCCCTGGCTGCTGCTGGTTTAGTGGCTGGTTTGGGTACTGCATTTTGTACCTCGATCTGGTTTTCAGCAGTAGAAGGTGAAGTTTACGCCATGTCCACCTTTTTCACGGCACTCACTTTGTGGGCGACCGTGAAATGGTATGCCTTGCCGGATGACCACCAAAACGACCGCTGGTTGATCTTTGCGGTGTACATGGTGGGTTTGTCCATCGGGGTGCACTTGTTGAGCATCCTGACCTTCCCGGTTTTGGCGATGTTTTTTTACTTCAAACGTTCCAAAAATGTCACCTTTGTCGGCACGGGCATTGCTGCTTTTGTCGGGGTGGTCATGGTGGGTTTGGTCCAAATGATCGTCATCACCGGTCTGCCTCGTTTGTGGGCCAACTTTGAGTTGTTTTTTGTCAATACCCTTGGTTTGCCTTTTCACGCTGGGATCATTCCTACGGTACTGATCATCCTGGCGGCCATCTATTTCGGGATTCGGTATGCGCAGAAAAATCAGGAGTCAACAGTACAAAACGTAGCGGTGGCTTTTGCTTTGATGGTATTGGCCATGTCGACTTACGGGATGGTAATTACCCGCGCCAATTCGAATCCGCCGATCAACATGAACGCGCCCAAGGACGCCTTGAGCTTGCTGCCTTACCTCAACCGGGAGCAGTACGGCGACCGTCCATTGTTGCGCGGCCCACACTTTGCAGCGCAACCCGTCAACGTGGAGACCGAAAAACGCTACGGAAGGGTAGGCAACCGCTACGAGCACGTGTCTGATAAAGTAGATTACGTGTACAACGACGCCGATAAAATGTTGTTCCCCCGCATGGCTGACCCCTCCCAAGGGCGTCCTTCCTTGTACATGCAGTGGATGGGCATGGATCCGAACCAGCAATTGCCCGAAGGTTGGAAACCTACGCAGGGTCAAAACATCGGTTTTTTCTGGAACTACCAGATCAAGTGGATGTACTGGCGTTATTTTATGTGGAATTTCGCGGGTCGTCAAAATGGCGAGCAAGGATTTTACCCCTGGGACAAGTCTGCGGGGCACTGGTTTTCTGGTATCTCGGCACTTGACAACATGCGTTTGGGCAACCAGGCCTTGTTGCCCGAAGTACAAAAAAACAATCCAGCGCGCAACAAATATTATCTGTTGCCTTTCATATTTGGCCTTTTGGGGGTCGTGTACCACTTTGGCAAGCGCCGCAATGACTTTTTGGGTCTGTTGGCCTTGTTTGTCATTACGGGCGTGGGTATCATCGTCTATTCCAATCAACCACCGAATGAGCCACGCGAACGGGATTACGTTTTGGCCGGTTCGTTCTTTGTATACTGCATTTGGATGGGGATGGCGGTTTTGGCCATCTATGAGTTGTTGCGCGATCGAGTCAAACTCAGCGGTCCCGTTGGAGCGGGTTTGGCTGGTGCGCTGGTGCTGATTGCGCCCATCCTGATGGGCACCCAGAATTTTGACGACCATAGCCGCAACGGGCACTACGCTTCCCGCGATTACGCCTCCAACTTCCTGAATTCGGTTGAAAAAAATGCGGTGATCTTCACGTATGGCGACAACGATACCTATCCCCTCTGGTACGCCCAGGAAGTGGAGGGCATTCGCCGTGACGTACGCGTGGTCAACCTCAGCTTGATTGCCGTAGATTGGTACATTGATCTGCTGCGCCGCAAAATCAACGAATCACCAGCCTTGAAACTCACCTTGAGCAGCTCAGCCTACCAGGGAGATCGCCGCAACCAGGTGTTCTTCGTAGAGCAGGGTAGCCCAGGGCAAATGAGTGCCCAAGACTTCATGAAGTTTGTGGGCGAAGACCACCCTCAGCAGTTGAGCAACGGAGGCGCAACGGAGTCTTACCTGCCTTCGCGCAATGTGTATTTGCCCGTACCCAAGGCAAAGGTCATCGAAATGGGGCTGGCAAAAGCTACCGATACCACTTTGGTTGACCGCATTCCGCTGCGCATGCCCACCGAATCGTACATGACCAAAGACGATATCGCAATTTTGGACGTCATCGTTTCCAACTTGTGGGAGCGCCCAATCTATTTTGCGGTAACGACCCAGGCCAGTAAGTTCTTTGGTTTGGATGACTACATGCAATTGGAAGGTTTGGCCCTGCGCATTGTACCTACGCGTACCCAAAGTGATCCCAACTTCGGCCTCATTGGCAGTGGTAAAGTGGACAAAGAGAAGGTGTACGAGAACGTGATGAAAAAATGGCGTTGGGGTAACTTTGACAAGAAACCTACTTTTGTGGACAACAGCTACGCACCCAGCTTGCAGAGCATGCAATTGGTGATGCGCCGGGCAGCAGGTGCCTTTTTGGCCGAAGACAAGAAAGATAAAGCCATTGCCCTCACGGATCAATACTTCAAATCTTTCCCCCACTTCAACTTCCCTTACGATTACCGCACGAACTACATGCTGGAAATCTACGTAAGGGCAGGTGCCTACAATAAGGCCAAACCACATATGGAGATCTTGGCGAAAGAGACCTTCGCGCAGCTGAAGTTTATCAGCTCGCAAGATCCGGAGGTGATCGCTTCCAGCTACGACTTGCAAAAGCGCCTGGCGGAACAAACCATCCAGACCCTCATTCGCGATGCTACTGAAAACAAAGACGAGAAATTCCTGGCGGAATTGACCAAGAATTTTGCGCCATACCAGACAACACCTACGGAGAATTCGATGTTCCCGAATGCTCCGGAAGGGCAGTAA
- a CDS encoding four helix bundle protein, whose amino-acid sequence MAYSYSFEKLQVWQKSIHLVKNIYQITKQFPKEERFGFTSQMQRSAVSIPTNIAEGVSRKTSKAQAHFSTIAFGSLTELVNLLIIARELDYISISSYNSCREHIDEISRMLIALRKSQES is encoded by the coding sequence ATGGCCTATTCATACAGTTTTGAGAAATTGCAAGTATGGCAGAAATCTATACATTTAGTCAAAAATATATACCAAATAACGAAGCAGTTTCCAAAAGAAGAACGATTTGGATTTACCAGTCAAATGCAAAGGTCTGCTGTATCTATTCCTACTAATATTGCAGAAGGAGTATCAAGAAAGACCAGTAAAGCCCAAGCTCATTTTTCTACAATTGCGTTTGGAAGTTTAACTGAACTGGTTAATCTCCTCATCATAGCTCGCGAGCTAGACTACATCTCCATTTCTTCATACAACTCATGTCGTGAACATATAGATGAAATATCGAGAATGCTAATTGCACTAAGGAAAAGCCAGGAGAGTTGA
- a CDS encoding lytic transglycosylase domain-containing protein — translation MNFPWTVAAALLIGLTVSTVGVSAKAHKTEVSIHSSKTTLTETLVKERLSKLSLPIETKTNEAVMSRIRQYVVTGKKETELVIGRSNLYFSVFEHYLNAYGLPEELKYLSVIESGLQPQVRSAVGASGIWQLMPVAARHYGLQMGGGVDERLDLHRSTEAAVKMLKYLHDELGDWTLVLAAYNSGIGTIKSAVRKAGTRNYSKVSNFLPHETRRYVPAYLATAYVMNFYQQHGLQPIIPSYYSADARVVRIYRNLSFGQIARITGVKTSLLAALNPSFTGGIIPRSVKGNLLMLPNGESSALLRSYLDNGLKNPEGTMKTPYVATKGDDLAKIATLFNTTVENLVKWNDIREGKIVINQELVLFLPKAFFIKRA, via the coding sequence ATGAATTTCCCATGGACAGTTGCTGCGGCACTGCTGATCGGTTTGACCGTTTCAACAGTGGGTGTCAGCGCCAAAGCACACAAAACCGAGGTAAGTATTCATTCCAGCAAAACTACACTTACCGAAACACTCGTGAAAGAACGGCTCAGTAAATTGAGCCTTCCGATCGAAACAAAAACCAATGAGGCAGTCATGTCCCGAATTCGCCAGTACGTTGTGACGGGCAAGAAGGAGACAGAGCTGGTTATTGGTCGCTCCAACCTGTACTTTTCCGTATTTGAGCACTACCTCAATGCATACGGATTACCAGAAGAACTCAAGTATTTGTCTGTCATCGAATCCGGCTTGCAACCGCAAGTACGTTCGGCTGTAGGTGCATCCGGCATCTGGCAATTGATGCCAGTGGCTGCGCGCCATTACGGCCTGCAAATGGGCGGTGGCGTAGACGAAAGACTTGACCTCCACCGTTCTACCGAAGCAGCAGTAAAAATGCTGAAATACCTGCACGATGAACTAGGCGATTGGACTTTGGTGTTGGCCGCTTACAATTCTGGCATCGGCACCATCAAATCCGCAGTGCGCAAGGCGGGTACCCGCAACTACAGCAAAGTGAGCAATTTTTTGCCTCACGAAACGCGCCGCTACGTCCCTGCCTACCTCGCTACCGCTTACGTGATGAACTTTTACCAGCAGCATGGCCTGCAACCGATCATTCCTTCCTACTATTCCGCCGATGCACGGGTAGTCCGCATTTACCGCAACTTGTCTTTTGGCCAAATTGCCCGGATTACCGGGGTGAAAACCTCGCTGCTCGCGGCACTCAATCCCAGCTTCACAGGAGGGATCATTCCGCGCAGTGTCAAAGGTAACCTGCTGATGCTGCCCAACGGCGAAAGCTCAGCGCTGCTGCGCAGTTACCTGGACAACGGCCTGAAGAACCCGGAAGGCACCATGAAAACCCCTTACGTGGCGACAAAAGGGGATGATTTGGCAAAAATCGCCACCTTGTTCAATACGACTGTGGAGAACCTGGTAAAATGGAATGACATTCGTGAAGGTAAAATTGTCATCAATCAAGAACTTGTACTTTTTCTTCCTAAGGCGTTTTTCATTAAGAGAGCGTAA
- a CDS encoding ligand-binding sensor domain-containing protein — translation MRLLLRGLILWFTATSGMLVAQSAQYQFKVYNLEDGLSHRDVFKIAQDNSGFIWVATMDGLNRFDGYEFERYSSRADVKRSAPLDAISDMSIGRNNELWLAGQNHVSAFYTEFHQIQTHHLHRGSEQKHTSNQESLTPHNLFQDTQGALWMVTLNDKTGAISLQRLDEKGKLTKVADLQGKSPRRPIIQFNGFIFVGAQNNELWLLSPHTGKLEKKILLPGPAVESNRVVHLHATEGRLWILTSAGKVYTLSDPEGEVVLHPINQYLPEGGLYNSMLIDPLGNIWLAGQGKLWHYVTQSNLLENYDERVRFLLKSMPNYRQVFRDQSGVIWVASDYGVIKIVESEKLFTQYLTGGNENCRDIQCSIRGMAEDEQGRVYLSYYNSIHVLDPNSNSLRLLFPDHSFSNLPFGLVYHQGFLYTGNGWRINTKNLSQQKLFPDADREIGGVVTLDAKGIIWFGYGHRLYQYDTKKQTIQSFRNKQGAWSERLGEISFLHPGRNPDIMWVGTMDQGLYQLNAKTGKRKHFYTGKGSPVEVYPQRINCMYEDRRGNLWLGTDKGLQKINLKNFQNTSYGQSSGLSNNIVTALLPEGDSCLWVSTYLGLNRLSIKRERFVHFMEQDGLSNNEFNRISALRTRNGRLYFGGLDGVNAFFPGPQFWKKETKAYEAPLLFTKFTHYSGDRDTIFTRTAGINKQRSVFLRHKDRYFTLSFAVANYREPNQNRFAYMLDGYEGKWSPFDNVHTVMYSNIPAGTYTFRVKAITAGSLDKTNEMGIEMIIEQAFYKSWSFIIFCGFLFLGGVYGFLRYRIYTIRKREKALERLVRMRTNELEVEKQKSDQLLLNILPAETAEELKTTGKASARRYENVTVMFTDFKGFSSIAEQMEPEELVREIDYCFGAFDAIIDRHGLEKIKTIGDAYMCMEEGIDGTPSESATKVVLAALEIQQFLQETAEKRKISGQPAFEARIGIHSGPVVAGVVGTKKFAYDIWGDTVNIASRMESEGAAGKVNVSDTTYQLLNGEFTGQKHGEFTDRDKDIIDMYFVELKNS, via the coding sequence ATGCGTCTTTTATTACGGGGATTGATCTTATGGTTCACCGCAACCTCAGGCATGCTCGTGGCCCAATCTGCCCAATACCAGTTCAAAGTATACAACCTTGAAGACGGACTCAGCCACCGCGACGTATTCAAAATAGCGCAAGACAACAGTGGGTTCATCTGGGTGGCGACCATGGACGGGCTGAACCGTTTCGATGGCTACGAATTTGAACGTTACAGCAGTCGTGCTGATGTCAAACGCTCCGCTCCCCTGGATGCCATTTCTGACATGAGTATTGGCCGCAACAATGAACTGTGGCTGGCCGGACAAAACCATGTCAGTGCTTTTTATACCGAGTTTCACCAAATTCAAACGCACCACTTGCACCGTGGTTCGGAGCAAAAACACACCAGTAATCAGGAATCACTTACGCCACACAACCTGTTTCAGGATACCCAGGGTGCGCTCTGGATGGTTACCCTCAATGACAAAACCGGGGCAATCTCCTTACAGCGCCTGGACGAAAAAGGCAAATTGACCAAAGTTGCTGATTTGCAGGGAAAATCTCCGCGCCGACCCATCATCCAGTTCAACGGCTTCATTTTTGTAGGTGCCCAAAACAATGAATTGTGGTTGCTGTCGCCACATACGGGTAAGTTGGAAAAGAAAATACTGTTGCCCGGACCAGCCGTTGAAAGCAATCGAGTCGTGCATTTACATGCTACCGAAGGACGTTTGTGGATCCTGACTTCTGCGGGCAAAGTGTATACCCTGAGTGATCCAGAGGGAGAAGTGGTACTGCACCCCATCAATCAATATTTGCCAGAAGGTGGCCTGTACAACTCCATGTTGATCGATCCTCTGGGGAATATTTGGTTGGCTGGACAGGGTAAACTATGGCATTACGTTACTCAATCCAACCTATTGGAAAACTACGACGAGCGGGTGCGATTTTTACTCAAATCGATGCCCAATTACCGGCAAGTTTTTCGGGATCAATCGGGCGTCATTTGGGTAGCCAGCGATTATGGGGTGATCAAAATTGTAGAATCAGAGAAATTATTTACCCAATATTTGACGGGCGGCAATGAGAACTGTCGAGACATCCAGTGCAGCATCCGGGGCATGGCCGAAGATGAACAGGGGCGTGTGTACCTCTCTTATTACAACTCCATCCACGTTTTAGACCCCAATTCCAATTCGCTGCGCTTGTTGTTTCCTGACCATAGTTTTTCCAACCTGCCCTTTGGATTGGTTTATCACCAGGGATTTTTGTACACGGGCAATGGTTGGAGAATCAACACCAAAAATTTAAGTCAGCAAAAACTTTTTCCAGACGCCGATCGGGAAATAGGCGGGGTGGTAACCCTTGACGCCAAAGGCATCATCTGGTTTGGTTATGGCCACCGCTTGTACCAATATGACACCAAAAAGCAAACCATCCAAAGCTTTCGCAACAAACAAGGTGCCTGGTCAGAACGACTGGGTGAAATCAGTTTTTTGCACCCTGGGCGCAACCCAGACATCATGTGGGTGGGCACGATGGATCAGGGTTTGTACCAATTGAATGCAAAAACGGGCAAGCGCAAGCACTTTTATACGGGAAAAGGTAGTCCGGTAGAGGTCTATCCCCAGCGCATCAATTGTATGTACGAAGACCGCCGGGGGAACCTGTGGTTGGGTACGGACAAGGGTTTACAAAAAATCAACCTGAAAAACTTTCAGAATACCAGTTATGGACAAAGTTCAGGCCTGTCCAACAATATCGTGACTGCACTGCTGCCAGAGGGGGATTCCTGCTTGTGGGTGAGCACTTACTTGGGGTTGAATCGCTTGAGCATCAAACGGGAACGATTTGTCCATTTTATGGAGCAAGATGGATTGTCCAACAATGAATTCAACCGCATTTCGGCTTTGCGAACCCGCAATGGCCGCCTCTATTTTGGCGGGCTCGATGGGGTGAACGCTTTTTTTCCCGGGCCTCAGTTCTGGAAAAAAGAAACGAAAGCTTACGAAGCACCCCTGCTTTTTACCAAGTTTACCCATTACAGCGGCGATCGCGACACCATTTTTACCCGTACCGCGGGCATCAACAAGCAACGTTCCGTTTTTTTGCGCCATAAGGATCGTTATTTTACCTTGAGTTTTGCCGTGGCCAATTATCGGGAACCCAATCAAAACCGTTTTGCGTATATGCTGGATGGCTACGAAGGCAAGTGGTCGCCCTTCGACAATGTACACACCGTGATGTACAGCAATATTCCGGCAGGTACATACACCTTTCGGGTAAAGGCGATCACTGCGGGAAGCCTGGACAAAACCAATGAAATGGGCATCGAAATGATCATTGAGCAGGCTTTTTATAAATCCTGGTCCTTTATCATCTTCTGTGGGTTTTTGTTTTTGGGAGGGGTTTACGGCTTTTTGCGCTACCGCATCTATACCATTCGCAAACGAGAAAAGGCGCTGGAGCGGTTGGTGCGCATGCGCACCAACGAGCTGGAAGTGGAAAAACAAAAATCGGATCAGCTCTTGCTCAATATTCTACCTGCCGAAACCGCTGAAGAACTCAAAACCACCGGCAAAGCCAGCGCCCGACGGTACGAGAATGTCACGGTGATGTTTACCGATTTTAAAGGTTTTTCCAGTATTGCTGAACAAATGGAACCCGAAGAACTGGTGCGGGAAATCGATTACTGTTTTGGGGCTTTTGACGCCATCATCGACCGTCATGGCTTGGAAAAAATCAAAACCATCGGCGATGCCTATATGTGTATGGAAGAGGGTATTGATGGCACCCCCAGTGAAAGCGCGACCAAAGTAGTGCTGGCCGCACTGGAGATCCAACAGTTTTTGCAAGAAACAGCAGAAAAACGCAAAATATCGGGTCAACCCGCTTTCGAAGCCCGCATTGGTATCCACTCCGGGCCAGTGGTGGCGGGTGTAGTAGGCACCAAAAAGTTCGCCTACGACATCTGGGGCGATACCGTCAACATCGCTTCGCGGATGGAATCCGAAGGCGCAGCCGGAAAAGTAAATGTATCTGATACCACCTATCAATTGCTAAACGGCGAGTTTACTGGCCAAAAACATGGCGAGTTTACGGACCGCGACAAGGATATTATTGATATGTATTTTGTTGAGTTGAAAAATAGTTGA
- a CDS encoding MoaD/ThiS family protein translates to MTIKILAFGITRDILGGSSLEMQIPGNTRVADLRATLYAQYPALQKLSTLAIALNTEYASDEELIGEKDEVVLIPPVSGG, encoded by the coding sequence ATGACGATAAAAATTTTGGCTTTTGGCATCACCCGGGATATTTTAGGTGGCAGTAGCCTCGAAATGCAAATTCCGGGTAATACACGAGTAGCTGATTTGCGGGCAACTTTATATGCACAATATCCCGCTTTGCAAAAGCTAAGCACCTTAGCGATTGCCTTGAATACCGAATACGCCAGCGATGAGGAATTGATTGGAGAGAAGGATGAGGTGGTGTTGATTCCACCGGTGAGTGGGGGGTGA
- a CDS encoding amino acid permease — protein sequence MDFKSLFRQKPIQSVLHDPESSPHGAMNRTLTVRDLTFMGVAAVIGAGIFSTIGSAAFKGGPGVSILFLITAVTCGFTALCYAEFAARVPVSGSAYTYSYVTFGEVIAWIIGWALILEYAIGNIVVAISWSAYFNNILQAIGIHLPQWLTIGYQSAAMEYRDALETGKAVEELAYTLAPGIGDFKFIVNLPAFIIVILVTWLVLIGIKESKSTANGMVILKIVILILVALIGIWYIFSEGTTSNWTPFLPNGMKGVLAGVSGVFFAYIGFDAISTTAEECKDPQRDLPRGMIYSLILCTVIYIVTTLVITGMVNYSEFENVTDPLAYVFDKINMPLVGFIVSVSAVVAATSVLLVFQLGQPRIWMSMSRDGLLPKRFSNIHPRYRTPSFATFVTGLLVGIPVLVIDDGLVTDLTSIGTLFAFVLVCGGVLILPRRPKEPGKFNLPYINGKFIVPLLVVAAIVGFRNRLGAAFSNLGHEGYQEVLFILFMVLAVYIAVMSFIRNYSLIPVLGMLCCSYLMIEIPSQSWLVFFGWMAFGLIIYFLYGAKNSKLSKG from the coding sequence ATGGATTTCAAATCATTGTTTCGCCAAAAACCTATACAATCCGTTCTCCACGATCCTGAAAGTAGCCCTCATGGTGCCATGAACCGCACCCTTACCGTGCGTGACCTTACCTTTATGGGGGTTGCTGCCGTGATTGGCGCGGGAATTTTTTCGACCATTGGCAGCGCGGCATTTAAAGGCGGACCTGGGGTGAGTATTCTTTTTCTGATTACCGCGGTCACCTGTGGTTTTACGGCCTTGTGCTATGCGGAGTTTGCAGCCCGTGTTCCTGTTTCGGGTAGTGCGTATACGTATTCTTATGTTACTTTTGGCGAGGTCATTGCCTGGATTATCGGCTGGGCGCTGATCCTTGAATACGCCATTGGTAACATTGTAGTGGCCATTTCCTGGAGTGCTTATTTCAACAATATTCTGCAAGCCATCGGCATTCATTTGCCGCAATGGCTCACCATTGGTTACCAGTCGGCAGCCATGGAATACCGGGATGCCCTGGAAACCGGAAAAGCGGTAGAAGAGTTGGCTTACACCCTGGCACCCGGCATAGGGGATTTTAAATTCATCGTCAACCTGCCCGCATTTATCATCGTTATTTTGGTGACCTGGCTGGTGCTGATTGGCATCAAAGAAAGCAAAAGTACCGCCAATGGGATGGTTATACTCAAAATAGTCATCTTGATCTTGGTGGCCTTGATTGGCATTTGGTACATTTTTTCGGAAGGAACTACGTCCAACTGGACGCCTTTTTTACCCAATGGCATGAAAGGTGTACTGGCGGGCGTTTCGGGGGTATTTTTTGCCTACATCGGGTTTGATGCCATTTCCACTACTGCCGAAGAATGTAAAGACCCACAACGCGATTTACCGCGAGGGATGATTTACTCCCTGATTTTATGTACGGTCATTTATATTGTGACCACTCTGGTGATCACAGGTATGGTCAATTATTCCGAGTTTGAAAATGTCACCGATCCCCTGGCCTATGTTTTTGACAAAATAAACATGCCTCTGGTTGGTTTCATTGTTTCGGTCAGCGCAGTCGTGGCGGCAACCAGTGTTCTGCTGGTTTTCCAATTGGGGCAGCCCCGGATTTGGATGAGCATGAGCCGGGACGGCCTGTTGCCCAAACGTTTTTCCAACATTCACCCACGCTACCGCACCCCCAGTTTTGCGACCTTTGTAACGGGTTTGCTGGTGGGTATTCCGGTATTGGTCATTGATGATGGTTTGGTGACGGATTTGACCAGTATTGGTACCCTGTTTGCATTTGTACTGGTTTGTGGTGGCGTGTTGATTTTACCCCGAAGACCAAAAGAGCCAGGAAAATTCAATCTGCCTTACATCAATGGCAAATTCATTGTTCCTCTTTTGGTCGTAGCGGCGATTGTAGGTTTCCGGAATCGCCTGGGTGCAGCCTTCAGTAACCTTGGCCACGAAGGTTACCAGGAAGTACTCTTCATTCTTTTTATGGTACTTGCTGTTTACATCGCTGTGATGTCCTTTATCCGCAATTATTCGTTGATTCCGGTACTCGGGATGTTGTGTTGTTCTTACTTGATGATTGAAATCCCATCTCAAAGCTGGCTGGTGTTTTTTGGCTGGATGGCTTTTGGGTTGATTATTTACTTCTTGTATGGTGCGAAAAATAGTAAATTGAGTAAAGGATAA
- a CDS encoding RluA family pseudouridine synthase, with amino-acid sequence MKNSNETPESVNAQERIGDWVLYKNNQLIAFNKPAGIPTQTDKTGDKSLLQLAEIFTKSAVQLVHRLDRPASGIVLVSKTAKALANLNEQFRNRQIQKTYLAVVEALPAEPKGRLEHWIWKNGQTNRSVISTEKGHANAQEAILEYQLLGSSDRYHLLEVKLLTGRHHQIRAQLAAMGCIIKGDVKYGARRSNKDRSIHLHAWKLSFQHPVSHETVVLTAPLPVDAVWDAMGGFLGS; translated from the coding sequence ATGAAGAACTCAAATGAAACCCCGGAATCCGTCAATGCTCAAGAACGTATTGGCGACTGGGTACTGTATAAAAACAACCAGTTAATTGCTTTCAACAAGCCGGCGGGTATTCCGACCCAAACCGACAAAACGGGCGATAAATCGCTGTTGCAACTTGCCGAGATTTTCACCAAATCCGCCGTGCAATTGGTGCATCGCCTGGATCGGCCCGCCAGCGGCATTGTGCTGGTGTCCAAAACGGCCAAAGCCCTGGCCAACCTCAATGAGCAATTCCGCAATCGGCAGATCCAAAAAACCTATCTGGCGGTGGTAGAGGCCCTACCCGCCGAGCCAAAAGGCCGTCTGGAACATTGGATCTGGAAAAACGGCCAAACCAACCGCTCGGTGATCAGCACCGAAAAAGGCCACGCCAATGCACAGGAAGCCATTCTCGAATACCAGCTCCTGGGCAGCAGCGACCGGTATCATTTGTTGGAGGTGAAACTCCTCACGGGGCGGCACCACCAAATTCGGGCCCAACTGGCCGCCATGGGCTGCATCATCAAAGGAGACGTAAAGTACGGCGCTCGCCGCAGCAATAAAGACCGCTCGATCCACCTTCATGCCTGGAAATTGAGCTTTCAACACCCGGTGTCTCATGAAACAGTGGTGTTGACCGCTCCGCTGCCAGTGGATGCGGTTTGGGACGCGATGGGAGGTTTTTTGGGAAGTTGA